The proteins below come from a single Sorghum bicolor cultivar BTx623 chromosome 4, Sorghum_bicolor_NCBIv3, whole genome shotgun sequence genomic window:
- the LOC8056085 gene encoding acetolactate synthase 1, chloroplastic: MATTAAAAAAALAGATTAAPKARRRAHLLAARRALAAPIRCSAAPPATLTVTAPPATPLRPWGPTDPRKGADILVEALERCGVRDVFAYPGGASMEIHQALTRSPVIANHLFRHEQGEAFAASGFARSSGRVGVCVATSGPGATNLVSALADALLDSVPMVAITGQVPRRMIGTDAFQETPIVEVTRSITKHNYLVLDVDDIPRVVQEAFFLASSGRPGPVLVDIPKDIQQQMAVPVWDTPMSLPGYIARLPKPPATELLEQVLRLVGESRRPVLYVGGGCAASGEELRRFVEMTGIPVTTTLMGLGNFPGDDPLSLRMLGMHGTVYANYAVDKADLLLAFGVRFDDRVTGKIEAFASRAKIVHIDIDPAEIGKNKQPHVSICADVKLALQGMNALLEGSTSKKSFDFGSWQAELDQQKREFPLGYKTFDDEIQPQYAIQVLDELTKGEAIIATGVGQHQMWAAQYYTYKRPRQWLSSAGLGAMGFGLPAAAGAAVANPGITVVDIDGDGSFLMNIQELAMIRIENLPVKVFVLNNQHLGMVVQWEDRFYKANRAHTYLGNPENESEIYPDFVTIAKGFNIPAVRVTKKSEVHAAIKKMLETPGPYLLDIIVPHQEHVLPMIPSGGAFKDMILDGDGRTVY, encoded by the coding sequence AtggccaccaccgccgccgccgctgccgccgcgctAGCCGGCGCCACTACCGCTGCGCCCAAGGCGAGGCGCCGGGCGCACCTCCTGGCCGCACGGCGCGCCCTCGCCGCGCCCATCAGGTGCTCAGCGGCGCCACCCGCCACGCTGACGGTGACGGCTCCCCCGGCCACCCCGCTCCGGCCGTGGGGCCCCACCGATCCCCGCAAGGGCGCCGACATCCTCGTCGAGGCTCTTGAGCGCTGCGGCGTCCGCGACGTCTTCGCCTACCCCGGCGGCGCGTCCATGGAGATCCACCAGGCACTCACCCGTTCCCCCGTCATCGCCAACCACCTCTTCCGCCACGAGCAAGGGGAGGCCTTCGCCGCCTCTGGCTTCGCGCGCTCCTCGGGCCGCGTCGGCGTCTGCGTCGCCACCTCCGGCCCCGGCGCCACCAACCTAGTCTCCGCGCTCGCCGACGCGCTGCTCGACTCCGTCCCCATGGTCGCCATCACGGGACAGGTTCCGCGGCGCATGATTGGCACCGACGCCTTCCAGGAGACGCCCATCGTCGAGGTCACCCGCTCCATCACCAAACATAACTACCTGGTCCTCGACGTCGACGACATCCCCCGCGTCGTGCAGGAGGCTTTCTTCCTCGCCTCCTCCGGTCGCCCGGGACCGGTGCTTGTCGACATCCCCAAGGACATCCAGCAGCAGATGGCCGTGCCGGTCTGGGACACGCCCATGAGTCTGCCTGGGTACATTGCGCGCCTTCCCAAGCCTCCTGCGACTGAATTGCTTGAGCAGGTGCTGCGTCTTGTTGGTGAATCAAGGCGCCCTGTTCTTTATGTTGGTGGTGGCTGCGCAGCATCTGGCGAGGAGTTGCGCCGCTTTGTGGAGATGACTGGAATCCCAGTCACAACTACTCTTATGGGCCTTGGCAATTTCCCTGGCGACGACCCACTGTCTCTGCGCATGCTTGGTATGCATGGCACGGTGTATGCAAATTATGCAGTGGATAAGGCGGATCTGTTGCTTGCATTTGGTGTGCGGTTTGATGATCGTGTGACAGGGAAGATTGAGGCTTTTGCAAGCAGGGCTAAGATTGTGCACATTGATATTGATCCCGCTGAGATTGGCAAGAACAAGCAGCCACATGTGTCCATCTGTGCAGACGTTAAGCTTGCTTTGCAGGGCATGAATGCTCTTCTGGAAGGAAGCACATCAAAGAAGAGCTTTGACTTTGGCTCATGGCAAGCTGAGTTGGATCAGCAGAAGAGAGAGTTCCCCCTTGGGTATAAAACTTTTGATGACGAGATCCAGCCACAATATGCTATTCAGGTTCTTGATGAGCTGACAAAAGGGGAGGCCATCATTGCCACAGGTGTTGGGCAGCACCAGATGTGGGCGGCACAGTACTACACTTACAAGCGGCCAAGGCAGTGGTTGTCTTCAGCTGGTCTTGGGGCTATGGGATTTGGTTTGCCGGCTGCTGCTGGCGCTGCTGTGGCCAACCCAGGTATCACTGTTGTTGACATCGACGGAGATGGTAGCTTCCTCATGAACATTCAGGAGCTAGCTATGATCCGAATTGAGAACCTCCCAGTGAAGGTCTTTGTGCTAAACAACCAGCACCTGGGGATGGTGGTGCAGTGGGAGGACAGGTTCTATAAGGCCAATAGAGCACACACATACTTGGGAAACCCAGAGAATGAAAGTGAGATATATCCAGATTTCGTGACAATTGCCAAAGGGTTCAACATTCCAGCAGTCCGTGTGACAAAGAAGAGCGAAGTCCATGCAGCAATCAAGAAGATGCTTGAGACTCCAGGGCCATACCTCTTGGATATAATCGTCCCGCACCAGGAGCATGTGTTGCCTATGATCCCTAGTGGTGGGGCTTTCAAGGATATGATCCTGGATGGTGATGGCAGGACTGTGTATTGA
- the LOC8056084 gene encoding uncharacterized protein LOC8056084 → MKMGADPSTQDAMVEAALKAKHAAERKFHACNIKGARRSAIKAHNLCPSLEGISQMISTLDVHVASESKIDGESDWYRILSLDATADEEEVKKQYRKLALQLHPDKNKSVGAEVAFRLISEAWSVLSDKSRKMLYDQKRRDHSAANVSNGLYASDIKVSKRARKNAAAAASASAAVEATTRPAGANTFWTSCNRCRMQYEYLRIYLNHNLLCPNCHHAFMAVETGFPCNGTSNSFTWTTKPQQQENHNTVVDHSYQSASRTSSIPGTGHGAYQQENTYELYNNQSFQFTQYPKTTGAAATNGYSTQSLEKSKRKHEENYIYNYFSSGNDNGYASGRGRHSKRRRNFNNGYASVDCNGETLAATAGMTVIAEGGRVNGTSGEKFRSAVSARKANVLREIFQLDTRGLLLEKAKAEVREKLQGWNISTSSQLAKKGKSERREKQVENNIKVNGILSDNPINRCKKYSSKDADVEIPVTDVVNPEQMRVPMSIDVPDPDFHDFDKDRTERAFGNDQIWATYDSEDGMPRLYAMVQKVISMKPFRIRMSFLNSKSNNELAPINWIASGFTKTCGDFRIGRYQITETVNIFSHRVCWSKGPRGIIRIIPQKGDTWAVYRNWSPDWNELTPDDVIYKYEIVEVTDDFTEEQGVGVVPLLKVAGFKAVFHRLTGPDVVRRIPKEELFRFSHRVPSRLLTGEERNNAPKGCHELDPAATPVDLLKIITDVKEDTTQ, encoded by the coding sequence ATGAAGATGGGTGCAGACCCAAGTACCCAGGATGCGATGGTGGAGGCAGCCCTAAAAGCAAAGCATGCAGCAGAGCGCAAGTTCCATGCATGTAACATCAAGGGTGCCCGGAGGTCAGCGATCAAGGCTCATAACTTGTGCCCATCACTTGAGGGCATATCTCAGATGATCTCCACACTTGATGTTCACGTTGCATCTGAGTCGAAGATTGATGGGGAGAGTGACTGGTACAGGATACTGTCTCTAGATGCCACGGCTGATGAAGAGGAGGTGAAGAAACAGTACAGAAAGCTAGCTCTCCAGTTGCACCCAGACAAGAACAAGTCGGTTGGTGCAGAGGTTGCCTTCAGACTTATATCGGAGGCATGGAGTGTATTGTCTGACAAGAGCAGGAAGATGCTTTATGATCAGAAGAGGAGAGACCACAGTGCGGCCAATGTGTCCAATGGTTTGTATGCTTCTGATATAAAAGTCAGTAAGCGAGCACGAAAaaatgccgctgccgctgcctctGCCTCAGCAGCTGTCGAGGCTACTACTCGTCCTGCAGGGGCTAATACATTCTGGACATCATGCAACCGCTGCAGGATGCAGTATGAGTACTTGAGAATTTATCTGAACCACAACCTACTGTGCCCAAACTGTCACCATGCATTCATGGCTGTAGAAACTGGATTTCCCTGCAATGGAACCAGTAATTCATTCACCTGGACAACCAAGCCACAGCAGCAGGAGAACCACAATACTGTCGTTGACCATTCATACCAATCAGCAAGCAGAACATCAAGCATTCCAGGCACTGGACATGGAGCATACCAGCAAGAGAACACTTATGAGTTGTACAATAACCAAAGTTTCCAGTTCACTCAGTACCCCAAGACAACAGGCGCTGCTGCTACAAATGGATACAGTACACAGTCCTTAGAGAAATCAAAGAGAAAACATGAAGAGAACTACatatacaattatttttcaagtgGCAATGACAATGGGTATGCATCAGGGCGTGGGCGGCATTCAAAAAGGAGGCGGAATTTCAATAATGGCTATGCATCTGTGGACTGTAACGGGGAAACTCTGGCTGCAACTGCCGGTATGACTGTGATTGCCGAAGGAGGAAGAGTTAATGGTACATCAGGGGAAAAGTTTAGATCTGCAGTAAGTGCAAGAAAAGCTAATGTCTTGAGGGAGATCTTCCAACTTGACACCCGTGGTCTTCTTCTTGAGAAAGCCAAAGCAGAAGTTCGTGAAAAATTACAAGGCTGGAATATTTCGACATCTAGCCAGCTTGCCAAGAAAGGGAAATCAGAAAGAAGAGAGAAGCAAGTCGAAAACAATATAAAGGTTAATGGCATCCTCTCTGACAATCCAATCAATAGATGCAAGAAATACAGTTCAAAAGATGCAGATGTCGAGATCCCTGTGACTGATGTAGTGAATCCAGAACAGATGCGTGTACCCATGTCCATTGATGTCCCTGACCCAGATTTCCATGACTTTGATAAAGATCGAACAGAAAGAGCCTTTGGCAATGATCAGATCTGGGCTACATATGATAGTGAAGATGGCATGCCTCGCCTATATGCAATGGTACAGAAAGTTATTTCCATGAAACCTTTCAGGATACGGATGAGCTTCCTCAATTCTAAGTCCAACAATGAACTGGCACCAATAAACTGGATCGCCTCAGGTTTTACGAAGACATGTGGTGATTTTAGGATTGGAAGATACCAGATTACTGAAACAGTCAACATCTTTTCTCACAGAGTTTGCTGGAGTAAAGGTCCTCGGGGAATTATCAGGATTATTCCCCAAAAAGGTGATACATGGGCTGTGTACCGGAACTGGTCTCCTGATTGGAATGAACTTACACCAGATGATGTGATATATAAGTATGAGATAGTAGAAGTGACTGATGACTTCACAGAAGAGCAAGGTGTGGGTGTTGTCCCATTGCTGAAGGTAGCTGGGTTCAAAGCAGTTTTCCACAGGCTCACGGGCCCCGATGTGGTCAGAAGAATACCGAAGGAAGAGCTTTTCCGCTTCTCTCATCGGGTTCCTTCTCGCCTGCTCACTGGTGAAGAAAGAAATAATGCTCCAAAAGGTTGCCATGAGTTGGATCCTGCTGCAACTCCAGTTGACCTGCTTAAGATTATTACAGATGTCAAGGAAGATACCACACAGTGA
- the LOC8059585 gene encoding uncharacterized protein LOC8059585: MDLRNRRDDDALNGGVGVDETMRRKKKVELVQEAIHGFLEEKKGSDGQGQDKRLTARQDEQELLSSLLTKLGELEIDADSDILEPSSSHLDHQQPAGRKGEQSKEEEEEEEEEVVELADIAKDLSKIKRQNMITHLLLGTVIVLTAVWQVNEVSFLLWVQNKLSNPFKSLGDMIKASLKLRGRRPVLESSPLPPAGVPDVSRSDLPTLVIGGHGRE, from the exons ATGGACCTTCGCAACCGGCGAGACGACGACGCCCTGAATGGAGGCGTCGGTGTGGACGAGACaatgaggaggaagaagaaggtggaGCTGGTGCAGGAGGCCATCCATGGCTtcctggaggagaagaaggggagCGATGGCCAGGGACAGGACAAGCGCTTGACGGCCAGGCAGGACGAGCAGGAGCTCCTGTCGTCGTTGCTCACCAAG TTGGGTGAACTAGAAATCGACGCAGATTCAGACATCTTGGAGCCAAGCTCTTCCCACCTGGATCATCAGCAGCCTGCAGGCAGGAAAGGCGAACAGagcaaggaggaggaggaggaggaggaggaggaggtggtggagctcGCTGACATCGCCAAGGACCTGAGCAAGATCAAGAGGCAGAACATGATCACCCACCTGCTCCTCGGCACCGTCATCGTGCTGACGGCCGTGTGGCAGGTCAACGAGGTGTCGTTCCTGCTCTGGGTGCAGAACAAGCTGAGCAACCCCTTCAAGTCCCTCGGGGACATGATCAAGGCCTCCCTCAAGCTTAGAGGGAGGAGGCCCGTGCTCGAGTCGTCGCCGTTGCCGCCGGCCGGCGTCCCCGATGTCAGCCGGTCTGATCTGCCAACGCTTGTCATCGGAGGACATGGCAG GGAATAA
- the LOC110434907 gene encoding U6 snRNA-associated Sm-like protein LSm6, with the protein MSSGGGGSDRPASGAGGTVKTPSDFLKSIRGRPVVVKLNSGVDYRGILACLDGYMNIAMEQTEEYVNGQLKNKYGDAFMRGNNVLYISTSKRTLTDS; encoded by the exons atgagcagcggcggcggcggcagcgacaGGCCCGCCTCGGGCGCCGGCGGGACGGTGAAGACGCCATCGGACTTCCTCAAGTCCATCAGGGGCCGCCCCGTCGTTGTCAAGCTCAACTCCGGCGTCGACTACCGAG GTATTCTGGCATGTCTTGATGGATACATGAACATTGCGATGGAGCAAACTGAAGAATACGTCAATGGTCAGCTAAAGAATAAATACGGTGATGCCTTCATGAGAGGAAATAATG TTCTGTACATCAGTACATCCAAGCGTACCCTTACCGACAGTTAG